From the Juglans microcarpa x Juglans regia isolate MS1-56 chromosome 3D, Jm3101_v1.0, whole genome shotgun sequence genome, the window AGTGCCAGTGTGAACATGCATTGAATCATAAGTGgcattgttttgtaaattaatgcagTAAAAACCATAAGATAAAGTATCattcccaacacaatcaaatttataaaataaactgaatgatTTATtcgaaaaattaaaggaatattcAAAAGGTACAAGTCTTGAAACTGAAATCAAGTGTCTAGAGAAACTTGGAACATAAAAGGtcttttccaactttaaaacaaaaccactagACAAAATTAAATAGCAAGTTCCTATAGCTTCCACATGCGAGCCCATCTTACTTACTAATAAGATGCTTTGCTCACTTCCCACTGGCTTCCTTAGGTTTTGCAAACCCTACAAGGAATTTAAAATGTGGATTGTTGATCCAAAATCAATCCACCATGtgttaatattgacattaactatattagattcataacaaacaaatGAGGTTGGATTACCTTTGTCTGCAAGCCATTTCTGAAATTTGGCgcatttcttcttcatgtgTCCCTTCTTTTTACAGAAGAAACACCTAAAATCTTTCTTAATACCACCTTGGGGAGGTATTTTGCCTTTTCCTTTCTAATTGACTTGAGATTTGCCATTTCCACGCATTGCCAGCATTGCACTTTCACTATGTTCCATCATCAGTCTCCCTTCCTCTTGAACACACATGGTTATGAGTTCattaattgaccatttatccttatgtgtgttgtatgagattttgaagGGTTCATATTGATGCGGGAAAGTGTTCAGGATTTAGTGTACCAAAAAGGACTCCGACATTTCAACCTCGAGTTTATTCAATTGAGCCACATTGTCCCTAATTTGCATGATGTGTTCACGCACACCTCTCACATTGGTGAGCCTTAGGGATGAGAACTTCATAATTAGGGTGATTGCTAGTGCCTTGTCTGAAATGACAAATTGTTCATCAATGGCCTTTAGCAAGTCTCGGACCTTTTCATGCTGATCGACAGAATCACGAATACCAGCAAAAATTCTAGTCTTAATGAACATCATGCTGAGGCGATTAGATCGCTCCCATCGCTCATAAAGCGCGATGTTCGTTGTAGTGCTGGTATCAGTTACTGCTGGTGGTTCGTCTTTCCTAATAGTATAATTTATTTCCATCCACCCTAACTGAAGAAGAACTCTCTCCTTTCAGACCTTATAGTTATCTCCCTTAAGTTCAGGGATATCATAATGAATATCAGACAAATTTACAGGTTGTACAACTGCATAAAGTTATAGATTACATGCTTACATTAAAACTGAggcctaaataaaaatatcatgttttaccaaTATAAATCATGCTTAAAAATTGAATCAAATGACATAAAAATTGTCTGTGgactaaaatttttattcaagtaGATTCAATTAATCTTtatgatagaattttatcaaattatttacttaattcataattctaaagggtatattataatttgatgtatatTCTATCTTAGATTAAACTTCTAtgataaaactatcaaattatttactaaatTCATAATTCCTGTGGGtaatttatgaataacttgatattttatcctaattaataatataaatataataaaaattcttgtgggataaaatttattatattaagtataattaattacaattaatgtcTAATATTCTTTATGTGATCCTTATTaatcctaatatataactttatttaattaaagatgttgtggctattctctaattaattaaaattatatagatcACTAGACATTAAATAGCATAAGACAAGCTTAATATTATGAATTgcataattttaactaatactaacatgtttattattatgcacaaatattctcataatataagcataaatattgcataatcaaaactataatatcaaCATTTAATATCATGCCTTTAACTATATACTCATCCAAAATTGCTTGTATTAATATAGAGCAAAATTAATCAATTCATGCAAACtaaatatgagcataataaataaatttgtacaacaattatccaaattgcatataattaaatcaaataaaaattataagcacaATTATACATCATAATAATTGTGCTTATAATTTATACATcaaaaaacatgtttataatcacaaaaagtttagaaaaactatttctacatgatttctaaacttctttcgaataaaaaaaatctagaaatcaaaacttaaaatttttcaaaaattcggCCAAAAACATATATGAACAGAGCACCTCTCCAAACACCAAGGCAGAGTTAAAAcggggctctgataccaaatgaaaGCTCTAAGACGATTCTATAatgcaaaataaacaattttcaaacAAGAATCGACAAGTTTAATGACAAAAACAGTACCTCCAGCCATTGATGCTCCTCACTGTTTTGATGTTGTTTCTCACTGATGTTTGACATTTCCAAACTCTactccactctatttagatggtgtaagaTTGAAGGGGattgagtgagtgagtctgGGGAGCAAACATAGTATTTATAGACGAAGCCTCCATCAAGTTTCGGTGCTACATGTCCCACATACTCAGTTTTTCATGGGATCAGTTTCTACGTTCTATGAACGTGATGAATAAGTCAGAGTGGACCACTTCAAGAGCTCCTAAACTTAAGAAAGCTAGAGACCCATTCTCACGATCGGCCTCCGTGAGAAACGGTCAACATTTCCCAATCATGGAATCTGAAACATGATCTGTGCCAAAGACTATCAATGCCAAAGACTCTACGGAGATAAGAGAGAGTTTCCTACGCATCATCTTTGCCATTTACTAGCATGCATGAGAAAGACTTTCAGTCCTTGACTTCGAACTTccacatttatttattgatgCAGTCGTCTTTGAGAACGGTTCCAGTCTTCCACTcttgaaaatgacaaaaaccaaaccaaaccatgGATAGTGTGGTAAGGGGTGTGATATTGGTAAGGGGTGTGATTTGGCTCGCATCTACAGGAAACGAACTCATTGGAGTTGCCCAGCAAAACGAGTCCAATGGATGAGAGTTACATTTTTGTTATTCTTGAGTCTGAATAAATACAAAgcattagttttatttatagaaaaattgcATAGAGATAAGATAACATAAATATCTTCatcataataaaaatcaaatctcttgatttgataaaaatataaaaaccaaaTCAGTTGATTTCATAATTAAATGTACCACTGAAAATAGACACAATTGGCCCATATCTACTACCAATCGAACTCGTTGGAGTCGGTCAATAAAACTAGTCCAATGCACAAGGAGTTTCATACACAGCTTCACACCAACACTTGAACAATATTTTGACTTGTATGCCCTATCATTTatgttttttctaataaatgaGTCAACTCCGGTCGACTCTTCTATTCAACTTTAAACAATGTAGTTTGCcttagattagatgaaaagtttttaATTGACTTAATTGTCATTGTTAGTAGATTTGTCTACAGATAATAGGGGGAAATTCAGAACCATGACGGACTATGTACAAATATCATggtctatatataaaatatcatggTCTATATATAAGCTATAAAAAGGGAACTGCGACggattatatacaaatatttcaaagtctttaTTGTCTTACTTAATTTTTCActcgaaagaaagaaaaaaaatgatatattaattactagTTTCGTATCCATAGACTACCAACATATCATTCTATAAGATGTGGAAAGGATCCAAGGATTATGATCATGCAAGTAGACGACATTCAAAATCTCATCATGTAATATATGACTGCCCTAAATTGAGAATTCAATTTCAAGGAAAGTATCATTCTCTAGGAACATCCTATAGATTCAGACCGTAAGACATCCATTGTCGTGGAAGAATCAAATGGCAATTTTATTTGAGGTGATCTTGACGGGGAGGTCAAGAAAGGCTTGGGTGGGATTTCCAAGTACTCAGAACTCCCTTCCAAATTATCCACAACTGATCTGCCCATTGTTGGCCGGTTTGAAGGGTCGATTTGTATGCACCACAAACCCACAATTATCATCTTCTTTGCACTTTCACGATCCTCTTCATGATTCATCACGAGGCTCTGCAGGCTTAGTTCTTCATCTAGGTCAAGGCGCTTGTAAATCCAATGAGGAAAGTATGTTTCACTAGTACGATCACCCTCGATATCTATATTCTTTCTACCCCCAACAATTTCTAAAACCATCATTCCGTAACTATAAACATCTGACTTGTGAGAGATCCCTCCAAAATTTCTACTAAATAGTTCTGGAGCTATATATCCTACAGTCCCTCTGGTGCCCAGCATAGATATAATACTCTCATCTCTTGAACATATCTTTGCAAGACCAAAATCAGATATCTCTGGATGGTAGTTCTTGTCTAAAAGAATGTTGTGAGGTTTTATATCAAAATGCAAGATTCGTGCATTGCAACCTCTATGCAAGTACACTAGTCCTCGAGCTATCCCAACTGCAATCTTGTATAATGTTTTCCACTCCAACTGATGATCAGCCTTTGAAGGATTTTCTTTGTATATAAACTTCTCAAGTGATCCATTAGGCATAAACTCATAAACGAGTGCTCGTTTGGAACCCTCAAAACAAAAGCCCAGAAGAGTGACAACGTTGACATGGGAGGTCCTACTAATGCTTGCAACCTCATTAACGAattcctctccattttctcttgaTTCTTTCAAAACCTTCACCGCCACAAGACGAACATCTTGTTGCTTACCCTTGTAGACACTACCATAGCCTCCTTGCCccaatttttctttgaaaaggCTGGTCATTTTCTTGATATCTGAATAACTATATCTTCTTATAACAAGAGGTCCAACGTTCCTTAGAAAGTTCTCGATATTTTGGTGTGATACACTTTCCTTCTTCCATAAATAAGGGAACTTTCTCCTCAAGCAATAGATTATTATAACCACGGTCAGAACCCCAATTCCAATAGATAAAACGATTGCATTCAAAGAATAAAGAGCACGTGTTAATTATCATGTGATGCATAATTTGATTTCCGCATGAAAAAGAAATCACGTGGTTGAGAGGGCCTGTTACCTAATGGTATCACccatattgatttattttcccCTGCAATAAAAGATACAACAAGGTGATGTTAGTTTACAAAACGAAGATAAATGAGAGGCAACTATTTCCCTAATATCTGAATGTTGTCACAACTATTTCCCTAATTTAACCTTCAACTTATCAGAATTATCACAAGCTAGTTCTTGTAAATGAGTGGGTGATGGCATTGAAGTAACCAAAATAGTAAGGGcacatgaatataaaataaatttaaatgaaaaatcaatataaattgtaaaaaaattatcctAGGCTTTCCATTTTTGcatatgaaaatataatttcttcatcCAACAATCGTGAGAATAGGTATTCATATGATCATTCATGAACCAATTAGAAGCAgagtcaaaacaaaataatcctTTAACAtcttatatatggttaataaatattaaataatttcattatatatatagtcaatgatgagctattggatgaaaattacataattaacttacccaactactatataaaataatatattatatatattaaaaaatatttaaaatatatatatatatatatatatatatatatacattctgTTTGtctcggtccagtccggtccaaaaaaatcacattccaaattgGGGGCAAAGACAAGATGagatttatctcatcttatcattacaacttttccaaattctcacacaaaatataataaacaattcaactttttcaaattttaaaacaatgataatattttaaattaatattttaaactttcatctaaaactaaaaattctcatctcactctccaaacctACTCAGTAATATCAGTCCAAGATCAGTTTTTTGGGCGAGGACTGAGGCTTAGTTTGGATcttcaactcctctcaactcatcattacaactttttcaaattccaacacaaaatataataaacaattcaactttttcaaatcctaaaataataataatattaaaaaataatattctaataatattttatcaactcaattcaacatctaaacacacccTGATAGTCTTGCAGCTAGGCCTGTAAGCGGCAATCTCGGTTTGGGGTGTCGGAGAATAATGGAAAGCCGAGCTTGCCTAGCCTTCCACAATCAAACTCTTTCGTACATCCTTTGTTGTCATCTTGAGCGGGCAAAACAAACTtggagaaataaaaacaaacttgGAGACGGAAGCCATTCCAAAATTCCCAATACACCAGCAACAGccaccaaaagaagaaaattaagacCCGAGATTACTTTAAAATCATAACAAGGGGTTTGGATATTTCTCTCTTACTCAGTtagtgttatttgaaaaattcaaaagcaTGCTGAGATATAATACTTATGTTCTTAGTTTAAAAATGTAGTTGACCTGAGATTGATTCGGATCAGTTTAAGAACACAACTAGTCTCAAATTagctcactattatttataaactatttattactattcaaaaacCATTCTCACTACTTTACTTACCAAATATAGCCTTTGTtagggactaaattgactaGTCCAACCTATTGAAAatctatcactaataataagaaaatagataaaGCCAAGAGATAAGGCAGAGAAGAGATAAATCAAAAGCAGTTAGCACttactcctaaaaggaaaagattTTACGAGACAAATTGGACTTAATCACTAATCCAATGAAGAAAATAGATCTCTATAAAAGGAGGAGATCTCTACAAAGGAAGGGACTCTCCACAGGCTCGCTACACTCGCATCGCCAGAGTTACGCAGTagaggcatcctcccgctacactcgCATCACCCAAACAACCCGTGGACGTAGGTTTTTATGCCAAATGACGTAAATCTctgtgtttttctttatttatttctatttgcttatttgtttttattttatggatgaacgtGAAGAATATCGTATCGAAGTCCGAATCACCATCATGGACTGAGGATAATTCTTTCATCTGTTCCGATCTATTATGCAAATTTAGGCATTAGCTTAGTATAAGTTAAAAAGCAATGCTAAGGTAAGAGGAAGGCCTTCCTTGGCTGGCATGTAAAAATACAGAATTTTGAATAAAGTGTCTCCTAAGGTAAATCCTTTGTCCTTCGAGACAACTTTTGAGTCTTTGGCTGCTAAATTatggaaagaaagggaaaaaaaaagcgGGAAAATTAAGAATTTGCATGTTAGTCATGCATACATGTTTTAATGCCTATATATAATGCACACAGTTTTAACTTTCTGTGTTGATCGGTATTTAGCTTTATGATCATGTGGTAGGCCTATGTGGAAAAACTGCAAGCCCGATCCGTCTAAATGATCTGACCCGATCGATAAATGCGGGTTAAACTAATTTTTGAGTCGAACCCATGAAATGCCGGTTTCAACCCGCCTAAAGTCACATTTTAAGGGTAGAATCcaaatcaaaccctagccagcTAGTCCTCCCCGTTCTCTTCCTCATTGTCATCACCTCCCTTCGTCGACGTGGTCGTCGCCTCCATTCCCTGTTGCCTgcattctctctctttgtcATCGCATTCCTTTCCCTTCGTTTGTCACCACATTATTCCTTCTCAGATTGCGTCGGGGCGTGCCCTCCACAAGTTCATCACCCACCCACCTTtcaattccaaaatatatttcaccTAACCTCATAGAGAGCCAGAGATTTATTAATCCAAACCAAGAAAGTTTCAGAGACCCATTTTCCATTTCAATTGAGTCGACTCTAAGCTTGGAAGGTGCCGGGTTCTCTTACAGCAAATCACCTTCTGAGGGCCTTGTTATGAACACACTAGATAGAATTAATCCTTGAAAATCGGCTTACAAAGGAAGGATGCCTAGGGCTTTATAAATCACcaaccaatctcatacttagtcgatgCGGGATCGTAACAACCACCACGCTCCGTAGCTGACGTCCACGGTGGTCCCGGCGCTCACACGGGCTAGCTATGCCCTAGGTCTTTCCTAGCCCCGGATGAACACTGTCATGCCGGCATCACCCCCGTGCCTCACACAACCATGCTAACATAGACTGCATACGTAGGGTGACTCTAATActatttgttatgaacccactaaGTAGAACTCACACTTGAAAAATCGGCTTACAAGGAAATGATGCCTAAGGGCTTATAAATCATCAACCAATCTCACACTTAGCCGATGTGAGATCGTAACAACCTCCATGCTCCGTAGCCGACGTCCATGGTGGTCCCGGCGCTCACACGGGATGGTTGTGCACTAGGTCATTCCTAGCCCAAGACGAGCACTACCATGCCAGCATTACCCCCGTACCGCACGATTGCAACCGTGTCAATATGGACTGCATACGTGAggtagctctgataccatttgttatgaacccactaggtagaactcacccttgaaaaccGACTTACAAGGAAATGGTGCCTAGGAGCTtataaactacaaaaaaaatctcatatttagtTGATGTGGGATCGTAATAGGCATCAAGGGAAGCAAAGGATGAACCATCTTTGGGACCCACTCCGAGTCTTTATCTTTCTATCATGTGGGTAGCGCCAAACCGAGTCGCATGCTGGTGGTGAGAGCGGAAACTCAGGGTGTTAACCTGGAGATAAGAAAGGGTGAAGAAAAAGTGGTGGATATTGTCGTGGTCATTGGGCTCTCCAAGCCTATCACTGCTTATTGCAGGTAAGGAAACCCCCATTTCATATGGTTCATCATTTCCTTGCCAATCAACTGATTGTTGCGTAAGGTGTCGGTTTGCTATGTTTACGGAAAGGGAAAATAGCAATGGAGACAATAGTTTAGAAAGTGTTCTGCTGTATATTGATTTCTTTGTTTGATTgctatgataaaatatatatatatatatattttcttgctaAATTGTCATTaaccaactttttttaactGTGATTTTCagattcataaaatatatatatatatattgatttctTAGCTTGCATTAGATGCCAGTAGAGAGAGGTAAAAGCTTCTTGAGTTTATGTGTAAGTAGAAGTGTAGAACACAAAATTAAGGGGGAAAAAACAAATTTCTCCATTTTTGGTTCAGAAATTAATGAGAAATTAGAATTCTCGAAGCAAAGGAAATGTTATTATCTATCATGTGGACCACACACATATGGAAAGTGGCAGACGAGAGCGTATTGGCCAAGCCGAAACATGGAGAACGCGTGTATCCAGGCAAAAAACTCATTGGTGAAGTCATTTCCACTTGATGATTTGGCGTGTGCATTAGGGGATTGTGATTCCTATTCAAATATTCGTGAAATAATGACTTCTCATGAAACTTATACAAGTTACTGTAGTTTGCTTGGTTTCTGGTCATTACAAGTTAGTCATGTGTGTGGTGGGAACAAAGGACTCATCgtgataattatttttaaaaaaatcacaaaattcttaattaaatgaattagatCATGTGATGTCAGTGGTGTAGAATATATATTCTTGAGCCCGCTCAACTTGACCGATAggcaaaattaatattttttattttttatttttttttacatttttttaatatatttaaatatttttaaaaaataaaaaatac encodes:
- the LOC121255297 gene encoding LEAF RUST 10 DISEASE-RESISTANCE LOCUS RECEPTOR-LIKE PROTEIN KINASE-like 2.5, which produces RALYSLNAIVLSIGIGVLTVVIIIYCLRRKFPYLWKKESVSHQNIENFLRNVGPLVIRRYSYSDIKKMTSLFKEKLGQGGYGSVYKGKQQDVRLVAVKVLKESRENGEEFVNEVASISRTSHVNVVTLLGFCFEGSKRALVYEFMPNGSLEKFIYKENPSKADHQLEWKTLYKIAVGIARGLVYLHRGCNARILHFDIKPHNILLDKNYHPEISDFGLAKICSRDESIISMLGTRGTVGYIAPELFSRNFGGISHKSDVYSYGMMVLEIVGGRKNIDIEGDRTSETYFPHWIYKRLDLDEELSLQSLVMNHEEDRESAKKMIIVGLWCIQIDPSNRPTMGRSVVDNLEGSSEYLEIPPKPFLTSPSRSPQIKLPFDSSTTMDVLRSESIGCS